Proteins encoded within one genomic window of Brassica rapa cultivar Chiifu-401-42 chromosome A09, CAAS_Brap_v3.01, whole genome shotgun sequence:
- the LOC103874732 gene encoding WAT1-related protein At4g08300 isoform X1 yields MKGGEKQCGKVDKLKPIIAIISLQFGYAGMYIITMVSFKHGMNHWVLATYRHVVATIVMAPFALILERKIRPKMTWPLFLRILALGILEPLMDQNFYYIGMKATSATYSSAFVNALPAVTFIMAVIFRLETVNLKKIRSLAKVIGTAITVGGAMVMTLYKGPAIELIKAAHTSIHGGSSSETTDQHWVTGTLAVMGSIISWAGFFILQSFTLKKYPAELSLVMWICGMGTILNTAASLVMVRDLSAWKIGMDSGTLAAVYSGVVCSGMAYYIQSIVIRERGPVFTTSFSPMCMIITAFLGALVLAEKIHLGSIIGAVFIVFGLYSVVWGKAKDEVISTTEEKIGMQELPITSIISTDGGGNPGAHNKGVTNST; encoded by the exons atgaaGGGAGGGGAAAAGCAATGTGGGAAAGTTGATAAACTGAAGCCAATAATAGCAATCATATCACTCCAATTCGGATATGCAGGCATGTACATCATAACTATGGTTTCCTTCAAGCATGGTATGAACCATTGGGTCCTTGCTACCTACCGACATGTCGTCGCTACAATCGTCATGGCTCCTTTTGCTCTCATTCTCGAAAG GAAAATAAGGCCTAAGATGACATGGCCATTGTTCCTTAGGATCCTTGCCCTCGGAATCCTAGA ACCGCTTATGGACCAGAACTTCTACTACATAGGGATGAAAGCCACATCAGCAACGTACAGTTCTGCCTTTGTTAATGCACTTCCCGCCGTCACCTTCATAATGGCCGTCATTTTCAG GTTAGAAACTGTGAATTTGAAGAAGATACGTAGTCTTGCAAAGGTGATTGGAACAGCAATAACGGTGGGTGGGGCAATGGTAATGACGTTATACAAAGGTCCAGCCATCGAGCTCATCAAGGCCGCTCATACCTCTATTCATGGCGGATCCTCCTCAGAGACCACCGACCAACATTGGGTTACGGGAACATTAGCCGTGATGGGTAGCATCATCAGTTGGGCAGGTTTCTTCATTTTACAA TCATTCACATTGAAAAAATATCCGGCGGAGCTATCATTAGTGATGTGGATATGCGGCATGGGGACGATCTTAAACACCGCTGCTTCCCTGGTGATGGTTCGTGACCTTAGCGCATGGAAAATTGGTATGGACTCGGGCACGCTCGCAGCTGTTTACTCC GGAGTGGTTTGTTCGGGAATGGCGTATTACATACAAAGCATTGTGATTAGAGAACGAGGCCCAGTATTTACGACGTCATTCAGTCCCATGTGCATGATAATCACTGCCTTCCTTGGCGCGTTAGTTTTGGCCGAAAAGATCCATCTCGGAAG TATAATCGGGGCGGTTTTCATCGTTTTTGGGCTATACAGCGTCGTTTGGGGAAAAGCTAAGGACGAAGTGATTTCAACGACGGAGGAGAAAATAGGAATGCAGGAGCTGCCGATCACCAGCATAATATCAACG
- the LOC103874732 gene encoding WAT1-related protein At4g08300 isoform X2, which produces MKGGEKQCGKVDKLKPIIAIISLQFGYAGMYIITMVSFKHGMNHWVLATYRHVVATIVMAPFALILERPLMDQNFYYIGMKATSATYSSAFVNALPAVTFIMAVIFRLETVNLKKIRSLAKVIGTAITVGGAMVMTLYKGPAIELIKAAHTSIHGGSSSETTDQHWVTGTLAVMGSIISWAGFFILQSFTLKKYPAELSLVMWICGMGTILNTAASLVMVRDLSAWKIGMDSGTLAAVYSGVVCSGMAYYIQSIVIRERGPVFTTSFSPMCMIITAFLGALVLAEKIHLGSIIGAVFIVFGLYSVVWGKAKDEVISTTEEKIGMQELPITSIISTDGGGNPGAHNKGVTNST; this is translated from the exons atgaaGGGAGGGGAAAAGCAATGTGGGAAAGTTGATAAACTGAAGCCAATAATAGCAATCATATCACTCCAATTCGGATATGCAGGCATGTACATCATAACTATGGTTTCCTTCAAGCATGGTATGAACCATTGGGTCCTTGCTACCTACCGACATGTCGTCGCTACAATCGTCATGGCTCCTTTTGCTCTCATTCTCGAAAG ACCGCTTATGGACCAGAACTTCTACTACATAGGGATGAAAGCCACATCAGCAACGTACAGTTCTGCCTTTGTTAATGCACTTCCCGCCGTCACCTTCATAATGGCCGTCATTTTCAG GTTAGAAACTGTGAATTTGAAGAAGATACGTAGTCTTGCAAAGGTGATTGGAACAGCAATAACGGTGGGTGGGGCAATGGTAATGACGTTATACAAAGGTCCAGCCATCGAGCTCATCAAGGCCGCTCATACCTCTATTCATGGCGGATCCTCCTCAGAGACCACCGACCAACATTGGGTTACGGGAACATTAGCCGTGATGGGTAGCATCATCAGTTGGGCAGGTTTCTTCATTTTACAA TCATTCACATTGAAAAAATATCCGGCGGAGCTATCATTAGTGATGTGGATATGCGGCATGGGGACGATCTTAAACACCGCTGCTTCCCTGGTGATGGTTCGTGACCTTAGCGCATGGAAAATTGGTATGGACTCGGGCACGCTCGCAGCTGTTTACTCC GGAGTGGTTTGTTCGGGAATGGCGTATTACATACAAAGCATTGTGATTAGAGAACGAGGCCCAGTATTTACGACGTCATTCAGTCCCATGTGCATGATAATCACTGCCTTCCTTGGCGCGTTAGTTTTGGCCGAAAAGATCCATCTCGGAAG TATAATCGGGGCGGTTTTCATCGTTTTTGGGCTATACAGCGTCGTTTGGGGAAAAGCTAAGGACGAAGTGATTTCAACGACGGAGGAGAAAATAGGAATGCAGGAGCTGCCGATCACCAGCATAATATCAACG
- the LOC117128583 gene encoding uncharacterized protein LOC117128583, with product MNAPTNQSEGTSRKRIRSKNPNSADKRLPLIDTPVSSSINSHSKPKLSLSTKKNICIDYDFLLSDEFGIFRDQDGHARAMDGRILQVSREDIADILQLANGANNLFTQQHSIPENNPAVPDKYPRATTTGIGSHQSCTPVGQASIDKVASPSFDMVTPTSIDMAPSPSIDRRYECGPRKFRWEQNDEYVVYRDESGHARSVAGEMIPVTKDNIRKILERTSLFAESHICLPEHVTSFTPTRLAPESYTKDEINEMVTGICGAQEKLGVELKTLVDDTYQPLDRGYNDLFRSMAEMGTEIESMQHNLEKEATTSPSIDANKATSIDVKPHTSQIPKVWQRRNMNGRSHTSTRGLTTYTTLSTTTWTGSARKLICYSKIWIPFA from the exons ATGAATGCTCCCACAAACCAATCAGAAGGAACATCCAGGAAGAGAATTCGATCAAAAAACCCTAATTCAGCAGACAAACGTCTACCATTGATCGATACACCAGTATCATCATCGATCAATTCTCATTCTAAACCTAAACTTTCTTTATCTACTAAGAAGAATATTTGTATTGATTACGACTTTCTATTgtctgatgaatttggtattttcagggaccaaGATGGCCATGCAAGAGCtatggatggaaggattctaCAAgtatccagagaggacatagcagatattcTTCAGTTGGCCAATGGAGCAAACAACTTGTTTACGCAGCAACACAGCATTCCAGAAAACAATCCAGCTGTTCCAGACAAATATCCAAGGGCCACCACAACAGGAATTGGTTCACACCAATCGTGCACACCTGTTggccaagcatcgatcgacaaggTTGCTTCTCCATCGTTCGACatggtaacaccaacgtcgatcgatatggcACCTtcaccatcgatcgatagaCGTTACGAATGTGGAc CCAGAAAATTCAGATGGGAACAGAATGACGAATATGttgtctacagagatgagtctGGACATGCAAGaagcgtagctggtgagatgattcCTGTCACCAAGGACAACATCAGAAAAATTCTGGAGAGAACATCCCTATTTGCAGAGAGTCACatatgtcttccagaacatgtcacttccttcacacctacaagactggcaccagagaGCTACACCAAGGATGAGATCAAtgagatggtgactggtatttgtggagctcaggaaaagCTAGGAGTTGAACTCAAGACATTGGTAGATGACACCTATCAACCTTTGGACAGAGGTTACAATGaccttttcagaagtatggcagaGATGGGGACAGAGATTGAGAGTATGCAGCACAaccttgagaaggaagctacgacatcaccatcgatcgacgccaacaaagcaacatcgatcgacgtcaagCCACATACATCCCAGATTCCGAAAGTTTGGCAGAGAAGAAATATGAATGGGAGATCGcatacatcaacacgaggaTTAACGACGTATacaaccctctcaacaacaacatgGACTGGTTCAGCACGAAAATTGATCTGCTACAGCAAGATTTGGATACCATTTGCATGA